From one Halosimplex rubrum genomic stretch:
- a CDS encoding competence/damage-inducible protein A, which yields MEVALVTVGDELLAGDTENTNATWLARQLTERGATVARMLTIPDDRALIARWVGDYSEAFDAVIVTGGLGDTPDDVTIEAVADAFDRDLAVQPEVRDRIAEKARQFREEDPEYYETHDFDLDVDETAALPEGARPLQTAESFNPGCVVENVYVFPGFPEELRVMFDSVAGEFGGDAVSASVETATPEGALKDVLDGVRERFDVAVGSYPARRGKPGRVKVTGTDPATVERAVEWVDERVADPDGEE from the coding sequence ATGGAAGTCGCGCTCGTCACGGTCGGGGACGAACTGCTCGCCGGGGACACCGAGAACACGAACGCGACCTGGCTGGCTCGCCAGCTCACCGAACGCGGCGCGACCGTCGCGCGGATGCTCACCATCCCGGACGACCGCGCGCTGATCGCGCGGTGGGTCGGCGACTACTCCGAGGCCTTCGACGCCGTCATCGTCACCGGCGGGCTGGGCGACACGCCCGACGACGTGACGATCGAGGCCGTCGCCGACGCGTTCGACCGGGACCTGGCAGTCCAGCCCGAGGTGCGCGACCGGATCGCCGAGAAAGCGAGGCAGTTCCGCGAGGAAGACCCCGAGTACTACGAGACCCACGACTTCGACCTGGATGTGGACGAGACGGCGGCGCTGCCCGAGGGCGCCCGGCCGCTCCAGACGGCCGAGAGCTTCAACCCCGGCTGCGTCGTCGAGAACGTCTACGTCTTCCCGGGGTTCCCCGAGGAGCTGCGGGTGATGTTCGACTCGGTCGCCGGCGAGTTCGGGGGCGACGCCGTCTCCGCGTCGGTCGAGACCGCGACGCCCGAGGGCGCGCTGAAGGACGTGCTCGACGGCGTGCGCGAGCGGTTCGACGTGGCGGTCGGCAGCTACCCCGCCCGGCGGGGCAAGCCCGGCCGCGTGAAGGTCACCGGGACCGACCCCGCGACGGTCGAGCGCGCCGTCGAGTGGGTCGACGAGCGGGTCGCCGACCCCGACGGCGAGGAGTGA
- a CDS encoding DNA double-strand break repair nuclease NurA, protein MTLDPVHVDGIARLAGRVGEGVDEDDHQDAAETVWAEFLDPLRDDGPVLEPLGEQRREKVPIDAVALRDAPFPTQHGLDSGTINPTTFKNGLVLDVSQAAMAAVPSDLDLHRARTIVMTAHSNDDAYRIGHEDWTMQDEGYVRERALHAPSVDRYEQNVVHALALYLAESEHAREQAEIVDDLLILDGPLYPTGLLKWGERDTELADLLLEDERPRDVVENYVRLVETFVDRDVPLVGFIKNSTAKAITRVVREKTNAPWANDNAFFQRVLARRDDRGELRTDALTATGWFRSRVGTDRVMAADGDALGIERRLDPEAYEVTFFVLYDPRDDLCYRVEAPYAFTEDEDTREALRLQVLHDVAGEQGPPLAVAKADELAHIDRQANEQLRRRIERELGSDRHREYDDKRWGVDVEELV, encoded by the coding sequence ATGACACTCGACCCCGTCCACGTCGACGGCATCGCCCGCCTGGCCGGCCGCGTCGGCGAGGGCGTCGACGAGGACGACCACCAGGACGCCGCCGAGACCGTCTGGGCGGAGTTCCTCGACCCGCTCCGCGACGACGGCCCCGTCCTCGAACCGCTGGGCGAGCAGCGCCGCGAGAAGGTGCCGATCGACGCCGTCGCGCTCCGGGACGCCCCGTTCCCCACCCAGCACGGGCTGGACTCGGGGACGATCAACCCCACGACCTTCAAGAACGGGCTCGTCCTCGACGTGTCCCAGGCCGCGATGGCCGCCGTGCCCTCGGATCTCGACCTCCACCGCGCCCGGACCATCGTGATGACCGCCCACTCCAACGACGACGCCTACCGCATCGGTCACGAGGACTGGACGATGCAGGACGAGGGCTACGTCCGCGAGCGGGCGCTGCACGCCCCCAGCGTCGACCGCTACGAGCAGAACGTCGTCCACGCGCTCGCGCTGTACCTCGCCGAGAGCGAACACGCACGCGAGCAGGCCGAAATCGTCGACGACCTGCTGATCCTCGACGGGCCGCTCTATCCGACCGGCCTCCTGAAGTGGGGCGAACGGGACACGGAACTCGCGGACTTGCTCCTCGAAGACGAGCGCCCGCGCGACGTGGTCGAGAACTACGTCCGCCTCGTCGAGACCTTCGTCGACCGGGACGTGCCGCTGGTCGGATTCATCAAGAACAGCACCGCCAAGGCGATCACGAGGGTCGTCCGCGAGAAGACCAACGCCCCCTGGGCCAACGACAACGCCTTCTTCCAGCGGGTGCTCGCCCGCCGCGACGACCGGGGGGAGCTGCGGACCGACGCGCTCACGGCGACGGGCTGGTTCCGCTCGCGGGTCGGCACCGACCGCGTGATGGCCGCCGACGGCGACGCGCTCGGCATCGAGCGCCGCCTCGATCCCGAAGCCTACGAGGTCACTTTCTTCGTGCTGTACGACCCCCGCGACGACCTCTGTTACCGCGTCGAGGCGCCCTACGCGTTCACGGAGGACGAAGACACCCGGGAGGCCCTGCGCCTGCAGGTGCTCCACGACGTGGCCGGCGAACAGGGGCCGCCGCTGGCGGTCGCCAAGGCCGACGAACTCGCCCACATCGACCGCCAGGCCAACGAGCAACTGCGCCGGCGCATCGAGCGCGAACTCGGCAGCGACCGCCACCGCGAGTACGACGACAAGCGCTGGGGCGTCGACGTCGAGGAGCTGGTCTGA
- a CDS encoding DUF7522 family protein has translation MDAQLLSDDLADQIVTTARTATGDSLRSVTYFTRSDFEQLYLREDLERDADLDTFVGHEWRGFRDTRNAYQSSELGEYRFTVRAFTNGYLLRVTGERRGVLITTDGLQMQSYEEIADAIEKMLAEDPTTE, from the coding sequence ATGGACGCGCAACTGCTATCGGACGACCTCGCCGACCAGATCGTGACGACGGCCCGGACCGCGACCGGCGACAGCCTCCGGTCGGTGACCTACTTCACGCGCTCCGATTTCGAGCAGCTGTACCTCCGGGAAGACCTCGAACGCGACGCCGACCTGGACACCTTCGTCGGCCACGAGTGGCGCGGCTTCCGCGACACGCGCAACGCCTACCAGTCCTCGGAGCTGGGCGAGTACCGCTTCACCGTCCGCGCCTTCACCAACGGCTACCTCCTCCGAGTGACCGGCGAGCGCCGCGGCGTGCTCATCACCACCGACGGCCTCCAGATGCAGTCCTACGAGGAGATCGCCGACGCCATCGAGAAGATGCTCGCCGAAGACCCCACCACGGAATGA
- a CDS encoding NUDIX domain-containing protein, whose protein sequence is MVNEPPDYCPHCGGELVGVDEPTVQRCRDCEEYVFHNPVPSARVAVLDSGGGSPPGSAAKPHDGDAMLLVTRPDGKWISPGGKVEVGNDPDEHAAAELEEETSLVVDPEDLVLFDTATYVITETQHTVGIRFAVDYADVRGEIEAGSDAGAARFWTAETLAATDEPTLDRDLFRTWVAGGRAALERATR, encoded by the coding sequence ATGGTCAACGAGCCACCGGACTACTGTCCCCACTGCGGGGGCGAGCTGGTCGGCGTGGACGAGCCGACGGTCCAGCGCTGTCGCGACTGCGAGGAGTACGTCTTCCACAACCCAGTCCCGAGCGCGCGCGTCGCGGTGCTCGACAGCGGGGGAGGGAGTCCCCCGGGCAGTGCGGCGAAGCCGCACGACGGCGACGCGATGTTGCTCGTCACGCGGCCGGACGGGAAGTGGATCTCGCCGGGCGGGAAGGTCGAAGTCGGGAACGATCCCGACGAACACGCCGCCGCCGAACTCGAAGAGGAGACCTCGCTGGTCGTCGACCCCGAGGACCTCGTGCTGTTCGACACCGCGACGTACGTGATCACGGAGACCCAGCACACCGTCGGCATCCGCTTCGCGGTCGACTACGCGGACGTGCGCGGCGAGATCGAGGCGGGCTCGGACGCCGGGGCGGCGCGCTTCTGGACCGCCGAGACGCTCGCGGCGACCGACGAACCGACCCTCGACCGGGACCTGTTCCGGACGTGGGTCGCGGGCGGTCGGGCGGCGCTAGAGCGTGCGACCCGTTGA
- the gpmI gene encoding 2,3-bisphosphoglycerate-independent phosphoglycerate mutase — translation MKAALVILDGWAFNPDEGVRDAVAAAETPNFDRFWSAGGHGTLVTSGRRVGLPEGQMGNSEVGHLNIGAGRVVTQESARVTDAIARWRGEERPDPQGDGAIDDNEAIRSAFDYADGNDGRVHFMGLVSDGGVHSYQSHLHALIELAADEGCEAVTHAFTDGRDTSPTGGEAYLADLEAHADEQGTGHVATVSGRYYAMDRDENWDRTELAYDAIVERHAGHTAESAVDAVTESYDRGDTDEFVEPTVIEGQPALADGDSVVFFNFRSDRARQLTRMLADVRSDAWGGRTDPPETRVVTMTQYDETFDLPTAFPPIRPEDTLGEVVSETGHTQLRLAETEKYAHVTYFLNGGREVEFDGEIREIVPSPDVPTYDQQPEMSAAEVTDTAIAAIDERDPDLLVCNYANPDMVGHTGDFDAAVAAVEAVDEQLGRLVEAIGRAGGHVLVTADHGNADDMGTEAEPYTAHTTNPVPLIYLDPAGTDGGRQIRADGALEDIAPTLLALMGIEKPSVMTGESLLE, via the coding sequence ATGAAAGCCGCACTCGTGATCCTCGACGGCTGGGCGTTCAACCCCGACGAGGGCGTCCGCGACGCCGTCGCAGCCGCCGAGACGCCGAACTTCGACCGCTTCTGGTCGGCGGGCGGCCACGGCACGCTCGTCACCTCCGGCCGGCGCGTCGGCCTCCCCGAGGGCCAGATGGGCAACTCCGAGGTGGGCCACCTCAACATCGGCGCCGGCCGCGTCGTCACGCAGGAGTCCGCGCGCGTCACCGACGCCATCGCTCGCTGGCGCGGCGAGGAGCGTCCGGACCCGCAGGGCGACGGTGCCATCGACGACAACGAGGCGATCCGGTCGGCGTTCGACTACGCCGACGGCAACGACGGTCGCGTTCACTTCATGGGCCTCGTTTCCGACGGCGGCGTCCACTCCTACCAGTCCCATCTCCACGCGCTGATCGAACTCGCCGCCGACGAGGGATGCGAGGCGGTCACCCACGCCTTCACCGACGGCCGCGACACCTCCCCGACCGGCGGCGAGGCGTACCTCGCGGACCTCGAAGCCCACGCCGACGAACAGGGCACGGGCCACGTCGCGACGGTCTCGGGCCGCTACTACGCGATGGACCGCGACGAGAACTGGGACCGCACCGAACTCGCCTACGACGCCATCGTCGAGCGCCACGCCGGCCACACCGCGGAGTCGGCGGTCGACGCCGTCACCGAGTCCTACGACCGCGGCGACACCGACGAGTTCGTCGAGCCCACCGTGATCGAGGGACAGCCGGCGCTGGCAGACGGTGACTCGGTCGTCTTCTTCAACTTCCGCTCGGACCGCGCCCGGCAGCTGACCCGGATGCTCGCGGACGTCCGCTCGGACGCCTGGGGCGGCCGCACGGACCCGCCCGAGACCCGCGTCGTGACGATGACCCAGTACGACGAGACGTTCGACCTCCCGACGGCCTTCCCGCCGATCCGACCGGAAGACACCCTCGGCGAGGTGGTCTCGGAAACGGGCCACACCCAGCTCAGACTCGCCGAGACCGAGAAGTACGCCCACGTCACCTACTTCCTCAACGGCGGCCGCGAGGTGGAGTTCGACGGCGAGATCCGCGAGATCGTCCCCAGCCCCGACGTGCCCACCTACGACCAACAGCCCGAGATGAGCGCCGCCGAGGTGACCGACACGGCCATCGCGGCGATCGACGAGCGCGACCCCGACCTGCTGGTGTGCAACTACGCCAACCCGGACATGGTGGGCCACACCGGCGACTTCGACGCCGCCGTCGCCGCGGTCGAGGCCGTCGACGAGCAGTTGGGCCGGCTGGTGGAGGCGATCGGCCGAGCGGGCGGGCACGTCCTCGTCACCGCCGACCACGGCAACGCCGACGACATGGGCACCGAAGCGGAGCCCTACACCGCCCACACGACCAACCCGGTGCCGCTGATCTACCTCGATCCCGCCGGGACCGACGGTGGCCGGCAGATCCGTGCCGACGGCGCGCTCGAAGACATCGCGCCGACCCTGCTGGCGCTGATGGGGATCGAGAAGCCGTCCGTGATGACCGGCGAGAGTCTGCTGGAGTAG
- a CDS encoding type II toxin-antitoxin system HicB family antitoxin, whose protein sequence is MSTDTDGTGEEDPTAPVEITLSLGESGDLWVARDEETGVASQGETREAALDNLDEAVALYHGDIGREPTDEELREVGIDPEANTSGDLPDVLQ, encoded by the coding sequence ATGAGCACCGACACCGACGGGACGGGCGAGGAGGACCCGACCGCGCCGGTCGAGATAACCCTCTCGCTCGGCGAGAGCGGTGACCTGTGGGTCGCCCGCGACGAGGAGACCGGCGTCGCCTCTCAGGGGGAGACCCGCGAAGCTGCCCTCGACAACCTCGACGAGGCGGTCGCTCTCTATCACGGCGATATCGGTCGCGAACCGACGGACGAAGAGCTACGCGAGGTCGGTATCGACCCCGAGGCGAACACCTCGGGGGACCTCCCGGACGTGCTGCAGTAG
- a CDS encoding type II toxin-antitoxin system HicA family toxin → MVARDFSGDDVIKVLGNVGRFEWQRTTGDHVILTWSPPEDHDTDPRTVSVPRHDRIDTGTLRHIAEQAGADDFDAFCEWIDRNR, encoded by the coding sequence ATGGTCGCGCGCGATTTCTCCGGCGACGACGTGATCAAAGTGCTCGGGAACGTCGGGCGCTTCGAGTGGCAGCGGACGACCGGTGACCACGTCATCCTCACGTGGTCCCCACCGGAGGACCACGACACGGACCCGCGGACGGTGAGCGTGCCGCGCCACGACCGCATCGATACGGGAACGCTCCGACACATCGCCGAGCAAGCCGGCGCGGACGATTTCGACGCGTTCTGCGAGTGGATCGACCGCAACCGCTGA
- a CDS encoding Gfo/Idh/MocA family protein: MTVDIAFVGAGGIAQWQHFDNLESIDDARIVGICDVDEETAESAAERFDAPAFTDHHECYAETDPDAVFVCLPPFAHEDQEIAAAERGYDLFVEKPLALSTEKAREIEAAIEDNDVLAQVGYDWRYSAGVERAREILSGRDVGYVDGYWWGGVAGGEDHWWRHAEQSGGQVVEQATHVYDTVRHLVGDVDRVSAAGSHRLADEVDFSDATSATMTHENGAVSHVSTTCAAEDDKHGLEVVADGATIEVTEQSVSGVVDGEEIDEAFDRNPYAAEVESFVDAVASGDGAGLRSPYADARRTFDLTLAVTESIEDGEPIEL, encoded by the coding sequence ATGACGGTCGACATCGCCTTCGTCGGCGCCGGCGGCATCGCCCAGTGGCAGCACTTCGACAACCTCGAATCCATCGACGACGCCCGCATCGTCGGGATCTGCGACGTGGACGAGGAGACCGCCGAGTCGGCGGCCGAGCGGTTCGACGCGCCCGCCTTCACCGACCACCACGAGTGCTACGCCGAGACCGACCCCGACGCCGTCTTCGTCTGTCTCCCACCGTTCGCCCACGAGGACCAGGAGATCGCCGCCGCCGAACGCGGCTACGACCTGTTCGTCGAGAAGCCGCTCGCGCTCTCGACCGAGAAAGCGCGTGAGATCGAGGCCGCGATCGAGGACAACGACGTGCTCGCGCAGGTCGGCTACGACTGGCGCTACTCCGCGGGCGTCGAGCGCGCACGGGAGATCCTGTCCGGTCGCGACGTTGGCTACGTCGACGGCTACTGGTGGGGCGGCGTCGCCGGCGGCGAGGACCACTGGTGGCGCCACGCCGAGCAGTCTGGCGGCCAGGTCGTCGAGCAGGCGACCCACGTCTACGACACCGTCCGCCACCTCGTCGGCGACGTGGACCGGGTGTCGGCGGCCGGGAGCCACCGCCTCGCCGACGAGGTGGACTTCTCCGACGCCACCTCGGCGACGATGACCCACGAGAACGGTGCGGTCTCGCACGTCTCGACCACCTGCGCCGCCGAGGACGACAAACACGGGCTGGAGGTCGTCGCCGACGGCGCGACCATCGAAGTCACGGAGCAGTCCGTCTCCGGCGTCGTCGACGGCGAGGAGATCGACGAGGCGTTCGACCGCAACCCCTACGCCGCCGAGGTCGAGTCGTTCGTCGACGCCGTGGCCTCGGGCGACGGCGCCGGCCTGCGCTCGCCCTACGCCGACGCCCGCCGGACGTTCGATCTGACGCTGGCGGTCACCGAGTCCATCGAGGACGGCGAGCCGATCGAGCTGTAG
- a CDS encoding amphi-Trp domain-containing protein: MSKELEAYDMTRDEAADKLESIAADLRGDGSFDVNVNNRTVHLAPPENIGVEVGVREMSSLLRGSREAFTVKLDWKPE, translated from the coding sequence ATGTCGAAAGAGCTCGAAGCGTACGACATGACCCGCGACGAGGCCGCCGACAAGCTCGAATCGATCGCCGCCGACCTGCGCGGCGACGGATCCTTCGACGTGAACGTGAACAACCGCACCGTCCACCTCGCGCCGCCCGAGAACATCGGCGTGGAGGTCGGTGTCCGCGAGATGTCCTCGCTGCTGCGGGGCAGCCGCGAGGCCTTCACCGTCAAACTCGACTGGAAACCGGAGTAG
- a CDS encoding saccharopine dehydrogenase family protein: MEGDLLVYGAYGYTGALITERAVVDGLDPILAGRSAERVEAAATERGCDHRVFSLEHPTVVERRVADVDAVLNCAGPFEDTAEPLIDACLRTGTDYLDLAGNVDVLEATAARDAEATDAGVALVPGVGFDVVPTDCLAAILHGLLPDAEELTIAIDGLRTFSPGTAKSMLRGLDRPGAVRRAGRVETVPVAYKRRTFEFPTGDRTAVTVPWGDVSAAYYSTGISNIEVYAGVPDRAADVMERTRWLVPALAAGPVRRAAEAVAGRVVSGPTADERARSETHIYGEVTDDDGTVARARMRTPDTYDLTAATAVEAARRVLAGVAGDGFQTPASAFGPEFAEAFEGVDREVLTEPERVVQ; the protein is encoded by the coding sequence ATGGAAGGGGACCTGCTCGTCTACGGAGCGTACGGCTACACCGGGGCGCTGATTACCGAACGAGCCGTCGTCGACGGCCTCGACCCGATCCTCGCCGGACGATCGGCAGAGCGCGTCGAGGCGGCGGCGACCGAGCGCGGCTGCGACCACCGGGTGTTCAGCCTCGAACACCCCACCGTCGTCGAGCGACGGGTCGCCGACGTCGACGCGGTGCTCAACTGCGCCGGGCCGTTCGAGGACACCGCCGAGCCGCTGATCGACGCGTGTCTCCGGACCGGCACCGACTACCTCGATCTCGCGGGCAACGTCGACGTGCTCGAAGCGACGGCCGCCCGCGACGCCGAGGCCACCGACGCCGGCGTCGCGCTCGTTCCGGGCGTCGGCTTCGACGTCGTCCCGACCGACTGCCTGGCCGCGATCCTCCACGGCCTGCTCCCCGACGCCGAGGAGCTCACGATCGCTATCGACGGGCTACGGACGTTCTCGCCGGGGACGGCGAAGTCGATGCTCCGCGGGCTCGACCGCCCCGGCGCCGTCCGCCGGGCGGGCCGCGTCGAGACCGTCCCGGTGGCCTACAAGCGCCGCACCTTCGAGTTCCCGACCGGCGATCGGACCGCCGTCACCGTCCCCTGGGGCGACGTGTCCGCGGCCTACTACTCGACGGGTATCTCGAACATCGAGGTGTACGCGGGCGTCCCCGACCGCGCCGCCGACGTGATGGAGCGGACCCGGTGGCTGGTTCCCGCCCTCGCCGCGGGTCCGGTCCGACGAGCGGCCGAGGCCGTCGCCGGTCGGGTCGTCTCGGGGCCGACGGCCGACGAACGCGCCCGCAGCGAGACGCACATCTACGGCGAGGTGACCGACGACGACGGCACCGTCGCCCGCGCCCGGATGCGGACGCCGGACACCTACGACCTGACCGCGGCGACGGCCGTCGAGGCCGCGCGGCGCGTGCTCGCGGGCGTGGCCGGCGACGGCTTCCAGACGCCCGCCTCCGCGTTCGGCCCTGAGTTCGCCGAGGCCTTCGAGGGCGTCGACCGGGAGGTCCTGACCGAGCCCGAGCGGGTCGTACAGTAA
- a CDS encoding YciE/YciF ferroxidase family protein gives MSVTSAKELFTHELEDIYYAEHELLDVLDQLADQTSEEEIARAFEEHREETEGQIDRLERVFEMLGQEPEEEECEGIQGLIEEHEELLDMDPDADVLDVHNLTAAQKTEHYEIAAYGNLALLADRLGMGEAGDVLHENLEEEEAALEKLKGLTSEYDYEPIVAA, from the coding sequence ATGTCAGTCACATCTGCGAAAGAGCTGTTCACGCACGAGCTGGAAGACATCTACTACGCCGAGCACGAGCTGCTCGACGTGCTCGACCAGCTCGCCGACCAGACCAGCGAGGAGGAGATCGCGCGAGCCTTCGAGGAGCACCGCGAGGAGACCGAGGGCCAGATCGACCGGCTGGAGCGGGTGTTCGAGATGCTCGGGCAGGAGCCCGAGGAGGAGGAGTGCGAGGGGATCCAGGGCCTGATCGAGGAACACGAGGAGCTGCTCGACATGGACCCCGACGCGGACGTGCTCGACGTTCACAACCTGACGGCGGCCCAGAAGACCGAACACTACGAGATCGCGGCCTACGGCAACCTCGCGCTGCTGGCCGACCGCCTCGGCATGGGCGAGGCCGGCGACGTCCTCCACGAGAACTTAGAAGAGGAGGAGGCCGCCCTGGAGAAACTGAAAGGTCTCACCAGCGAGTACGACTACGAGCCGATCGTCGCGGCCTGA
- a CDS encoding GYD domain-containing protein: MPTYLTEVDVHEAEYQNPQELVSVWGAIREDIRELGGEVVDTHAVLGDYDFLVVYAVDDQERAFQVTQAIERHGLDTETMQGLPIDRIGELVEDV; this comes from the coding sequence ATGCCCACGTATCTCACGGAAGTCGACGTACACGAGGCGGAGTACCAGAACCCGCAGGAACTCGTCTCGGTCTGGGGGGCGATCCGCGAGGACATCCGGGAACTCGGCGGCGAAGTCGTCGACACGCACGCCGTCCTCGGCGACTACGACTTCCTCGTCGTCTACGCCGTCGACGACCAGGAGCGGGCGTTCCAGGTGACCCAGGCCATCGAGCGCCACGGACTCGACACGGAGACCATGCAGGGGCTCCCGATCGACCGGATCGGCGAACTCGTCGAGGACGTGTGA
- a CDS encoding site-2 protease family protein, producing MRRFRIGSAFGIPIDVDLTFLLVLPLFAWAIGSQIGRYVEIVNDLFGSAIPVEVLTTSTELSLGLGLVAALGLFVGVVLHELGHSLVAMRYGFPISSITLWIFGGIAQLDEMPEDWRQEFTIAIAGPVVSIALGVVSYAAFLAVPTGDSLALAAAGFVFGYLALMNVVLAAFNLLPGFPMDGGRVLRALLNRTRPYARATEIAAEVGKLFAIGLGLFGLFGGGGLFLVAIAFFIYIGAASEAQQTTMRAAFEGVVVEDVMTPAERVTTVDDDGSVAELIETMFRERHTGYPVERDGEIVGLVTLEDARAVREVERDAYRVSEVMSTEIYTVAPDDDVMTALEELDSHAVGRLLVMDDDEFAGLITRTDIMSALSIIKSSGRYQSEPADPAGSDVFNAEESR from the coding sequence ATGCGACGATTCCGTATCGGGAGCGCCTTCGGTATCCCGATCGACGTGGACCTCACTTTCCTCCTCGTCCTGCCGCTGTTCGCCTGGGCGATCGGGTCGCAGATCGGGCGGTACGTCGAGATCGTCAACGACCTGTTCGGGTCGGCGATCCCCGTCGAGGTGCTGACGACCTCGACCGAGCTGTCGCTGGGGCTCGGACTGGTCGCGGCGCTGGGGCTGTTCGTCGGCGTCGTCCTCCACGAACTGGGTCACTCGCTGGTGGCGATGCGCTACGGCTTCCCCATCTCCTCGATAACGCTGTGGATCTTCGGCGGCATCGCCCAACTCGACGAGATGCCCGAGGACTGGCGCCAGGAGTTCACCATCGCCATCGCCGGCCCGGTCGTGAGCATCGCGCTCGGCGTCGTCTCCTACGCCGCGTTCCTCGCGGTGCCGACCGGGGACTCGCTGGCGCTGGCCGCGGCGGGGTTCGTCTTCGGTTACCTCGCGCTGATGAACGTCGTCCTCGCGGCGTTCAACCTGCTGCCCGGCTTCCCGATGGACGGCGGCCGGGTCCTCCGGGCGCTGCTCAACCGCACTCGCCCGTACGCCCGAGCCACCGAGATCGCTGCCGAGGTGGGCAAGCTGTTCGCCATCGGCCTCGGCCTGTTCGGCCTGTTCGGCGGCGGCGGCCTGTTCCTGGTCGCCATCGCCTTCTTCATCTACATCGGCGCGGCCAGCGAGGCCCAGCAGACGACGATGCGGGCGGCCTTCGAGGGCGTCGTCGTCGAGGACGTGATGACGCCGGCCGAGCGCGTGACGACCGTCGACGACGACGGGTCGGTCGCCGAGCTGATCGAGACGATGTTCCGGGAACGGCACACCGGCTACCCCGTCGAGCGCGACGGCGAGATCGTCGGGCTCGTCACCCTGGAGGACGCCCGCGCGGTGCGGGAGGTCGAGCGCGACGCCTACCGCGTCAGCGAGGTCATGTCGACGGAGATCTACACCGTCGCGCCCGACGACGACGTGATGACCGCGCTGGAGGAGCTGGATTCCCACGCCGTCGGCCGCCTGCTCGTCATGGACGACGACGAGTTCGCGGGGCTGATCACCCGGACGGACATCATGAGCGCGCTGTCGATCATCAAGTCCAGCGGTCGCTACCAGTCCGAACCCGCCGACCCGGCGGGATCGGACGTGTTCAACGCGGAGGAGTCCCGGTAA
- a CDS encoding sugar phosphate isomerase/epimerase family protein, which produces MYTSFGPDAVGVDCQFPEAAALAAETGFDAVQIDLGYLREHGPDDYRAVLDDHDLRAGSATLPVDVTGDAETYGSDLDALDGVAEAAATVGCTRISTYLMSFSDERPFEENFAFHRDRLEPVAEILADHGIDLGLEFLGPETLREGHEHEFISTAEGMLDLCDAVGDNAGLLLDSWHWHTAGGAVDALESLDADDIVDVHVNDAPEGLGVDEYVDTERALPGATGVIDIERFLSHLDAVGYDGPVIAEPFSDELEAMADADAARETAASLELVFDRAGV; this is translated from the coding sequence ATGTACACGAGTTTCGGGCCCGACGCCGTCGGCGTCGATTGCCAGTTCCCCGAGGCGGCCGCCCTCGCCGCCGAAACCGGCTTCGACGCGGTCCAGATCGACCTCGGATACCTCCGCGAGCACGGCCCCGACGACTACCGCGCCGTGCTCGACGACCACGACCTCCGTGCGGGGAGCGCGACCCTCCCCGTGGACGTGACCGGCGACGCCGAGACCTACGGGAGCGACCTCGACGCGCTCGACGGGGTAGCCGAGGCCGCAGCTACCGTCGGTTGCACCCGGATATCGACGTATCTCATGTCGTTCAGCGACGAGCGACCGTTCGAGGAGAACTTCGCCTTTCACCGCGACCGGCTCGAACCGGTCGCCGAAATCCTGGCCGACCACGGCATCGACCTGGGGCTGGAGTTCCTCGGTCCCGAGACGCTGCGCGAGGGTCACGAGCACGAGTTCATCTCGACCGCGGAGGGCATGCTCGATCTTTGCGACGCGGTCGGCGACAACGCGGGCCTGCTGCTCGACAGCTGGCACTGGCACACCGCCGGCGGTGCCGTCGACGCGCTCGAATCGCTCGACGCCGACGACATCGTCGACGTACACGTCAACGACGCGCCGGAGGGACTCGGAGTCGACGAGTACGTCGACACCGAGCGCGCGCTGCCCGGCGCGACGGGCGTGATCGATATCGAGCGGTTCCTCTCGCATCTGGACGCCGTCGGCTACGACGGCCCCGTGATCGCCGAACCGTTCTCGGACGAGCTGGAAGCGATGGCCGACGCCGATGCCGCCCGCGAGACGGCCGCGTCGCTCGAACTGGTCTTCGACCGGGCCGGCGTCTGA